In Oceanidesulfovibrio indonesiensis, a single window of DNA contains:
- a CDS encoding glycine betaine ABC transporter substrate-binding protein, with product MKLTRCIKTFTAAVLITLLTVSFAWAAKVELAYVEWASEVASTNVVKTVLEEKLGVDVEIIPVSVGPMYVAVAAGDVDGMVASWQPLQADNLKAVEGKVENLGPNMFGVQSGLVVPAYVTINSIEELNANADKFKGDIIGIDPGAGIMQQTEKAIEAYDLKDMQLVDSTGAMMTAALADGIRNENWVVVTGWTPHWKWGTWELKYLEDPKNIYGKAEDGQILTLVRKGLKDDMPEVYNFLDKFEWSADDMATVMVWIREGMDPEDAAKKFVEENPDLVNSWLQ from the coding sequence ATGAAACTGACGCGCTGCATCAAGACGTTCACAGCAGCGGTGCTCATCACCTTGCTCACGGTATCCTTCGCCTGGGCGGCGAAGGTCGAGCTGGCCTATGTGGAGTGGGCTTCCGAGGTGGCGTCCACCAACGTGGTGAAGACTGTCCTTGAGGAAAAGCTTGGGGTGGATGTGGAGATCATTCCCGTATCCGTCGGTCCCATGTACGTCGCGGTGGCGGCCGGCGATGTGGATGGCATGGTGGCATCATGGCAGCCGTTGCAGGCCGACAACCTCAAGGCGGTGGAGGGCAAGGTTGAGAACCTTGGGCCGAACATGTTCGGCGTGCAGTCCGGCCTCGTGGTTCCCGCCTATGTGACCATCAATTCCATCGAAGAGCTCAATGCCAACGCCGACAAGTTCAAGGGTGACATCATCGGTATCGATCCTGGCGCGGGCATCATGCAGCAAACCGAAAAAGCCATTGAAGCGTACGACCTCAAGGACATGCAACTCGTGGACTCCACCGGCGCCATGATGACCGCCGCCCTGGCCGATGGCATCCGCAATGAAAACTGGGTCGTGGTTACCGGCTGGACTCCGCACTGGAAGTGGGGCACCTGGGAGCTCAAATACCTGGAAGACCCCAAAAACATCTACGGCAAGGCCGAAGACGGCCAGATTCTGACTCTGGTGCGCAAGGGCTTGAAGGATGACATGCCCGAAGTCTACAACTTCCTCGACAAGTTCGAGTGGAGCGCCGACGACATGGCCACCGTCATGGTCTGGATTCGCGAAGGCATGGATCCCGAAGATGCCGCCAAGAAGTTCGTCGAGGAAAACCCGGACCTCGTGAACTCCTGGCTGCAATAG